Part of the Haliotis asinina isolate JCU_RB_2024 chromosome 8, JCU_Hal_asi_v2, whole genome shotgun sequence genome is shown below.
tcaggaatgagtgagtatataaTGTAAGATGTGGGGCTGAGGCGTGGACGCTGCTACATATGGATGCATTTACGTCAAGGGTGATCTGGAATCTTCTCGAAAATCGGAAGAGTAATATTATTAAGCATGGTGTGGAACCTTCTAGAAGCTATAAGAAAATAACTATATTGTATTCTGCCATTGAAATCAGCAGTGATTTGTACTTGTTCGTAAACCTAGTTATGTTCAATATTTGATTGTATAgcatttctttattgttttttctTCAGGTTTCATTgaagtattttcattattttctggGTCAACGTTTTGTTTCAtgctgaatatatataaacttGACAAAGACTTACAGGGCACTAGTATGGTTTGCAATGGTCTGTACATCTTCAACGACGTCTATATAATTTGTAATGGGCTGTACTTCTTCAGCAACGTCTATATAATTTGTAATGGGCTGTACTTCTTCAACAACGTCTATATAATTTCTACTGTACTGTTCTTCCGCGTGGCGCCACCAACTATTACGCATACCCTGCGGTATCCGTAACCGGAAATACGCCCCCATGCACTTGATCTTTATCTCCAAGTAGGAAGTGACAGGGAGACACTCGGACACATTGTTATTCCTATATGTGCTTGTCCGGCCGCTGTTCCGTGTTCAGTGATTTATTAGCTCGTCCAGTTATTAATCAAGTCATCTACCGAATTGACTGTACTCCGGAAGCCGCTCGAAGAGTCACGACGTTTCACTGTAAAATGTACACCATCCTTAACATTTCTTTAAGCTACGTCTAGTTCAGAGATGCATTTACTGATGGTACTTTTTCCCGGCCTCCTTCCCGAGATAGTACAGCCGATGAAGTCGCATAAGAATATTTGTTGTACCATGGCCTGGTGGTTCTGAGTTTGAATCTCAATTTCCCCTGTTTGCCAGCCGACTTTCCTCACCACTTTACGTCATACTATACTACAGTAACTGCATTCGATATGATTAGGCATTTTTACGTGTGAATACGATCTACGCGGCTGACAGCAAACGGTGACAAACTCAATCCATACCCTGTCACAACACTTACCTTTTATATTATGTCTACTTTTAGTCGTAGTTCATTGGCTTGGTTTGTTGTACCTTCTATTAATTGCGATCATATATTTAAATGTAACCATTAACTGTTATGATTCTCTTATCGTTTTGGTAATCATTATTTACGCAAATCATTGACCACGCTATTGATGAATTCCAAATACAAGTGATAATCAAAATAAATAATCAAAACTGCCTAATTGCAATATAGTTGGTGTTCTTTCTTGTTCCAACATGACTTGGTAGAAGGTACAGGTCGCAGTGTACATAGTTAAACACCGCTGAGATGAAAGTCAAAACTTTACAGTCCTCCTTCAAAATGCTGCCAAATGCCCATTTCCAAATGCCCCAAAAGCTTCACATACTATAACGTGAAATCCTCCCAATCCTTCCTATAGCCTGTTCTGATCCAAAACTGAGGAACTTAATGCTTTTGAagattttcagtaattcatcaGTCAAATGATCGATTCATGTCTTGAAGGACGGCGACAGTCTGCTGATACGCTGTAGATAATCTATGTCATTATTAACATATAATGCTTGAAATAACATCATTTTGCTTAAGCATGTCTACACACTTGAAAAATACTTTAGATACGCAAAATGTACACAATACCAAATGGCCTTCTATGTTTGTCATCTTCCTTATTCCAATGCCAGTCTATGACACGAAAGCACCTCTTTGAATATCTTGTCCTAAACGACCGAACGGTGTTACTGTGGAAACAAACTATTATTATCTCAATTGGAAAAAGATGCAATTAGAAACCGACAATAACTAATTGCTTTTCATCTTAGAATGGTTGATAATGCACTGACAGTTGACAGCTGATACATCCTGCCGATGGCAATAACGATGTTTTTACCATTCATTCATGTTTCTACCTCTAAGACTGAATggtgaatatattttgaaatatatcagTTTTATCACGAAACTCTGCATGCTAGGAAAATCAGGAAATGACAGAAAAAAGAAGAAGTAAAACTGCCAAACCTGGACGGATAATGAAGTCCATCTGCAGATCGACGTTAATAAGACACTGCAGGAAGCAAATTGACTGTGCAGTGTTGTTTCCGTTTATGCATATATTGCGAAAAATATTTGTCATCCtgattatgttttcattttctcgactcgtgaagatccaggtagaatagaggcctttagcaacccatgccgAAAAAAGGCGACCATGTTCGTTGTACGAGGCGGGActgggtagtcaggcttgcggATTAGGTTAACACGAGTCATCAGGTCCCAGTTGTGCAAATCTATGCTCATGCCGTCGATCACTGCATTGCCTGGtacagtctcgattatttacagaccgccaccatataactcactcattcactttcatTTTGTTACCACCAAAAGGGATCTTGGGCTTCCCTTTCAGTTGTAAAATGTCGAAATCAAAACCGCCATAAAAAAGCGACAAGAAAGTACAAATAGAGATATAAGGACTAAAGCACGTATTTCTATTTGCAGGCCTGACTCTTGGTGGACATATATTGCTGATAGTGGTGTCTGCAATTCTAGTACAAAGCGGATACAACTTGTTCCCGCTGAGCTTTACCGGGGTCCCCCTGACGCTGACAGAAGATGCGACTTACCTGCGAGGAGAAGCCTTTTCCTTGGCGGAAAGCAATGCAATAATCCTACCACAGCCTGTTGACGTGTACTCCACAGAAAGAACAGAGACAACTGAAACGCTGACGTTGTACTACGAAGGTagtaatgttttcactaaagaCAATCTCCAAGCAATTGCAGCTTGGGAAAACGAGTTAGTCTCGGAACCAAAGTATGGAAACTTCTGTAAATTACTCGAAACGGGACAATGTCAAAAACCTTTCTCAATCATCAGGTTCTTTGATGGAAGTTTGCCTTCTATAACACCAGATGTAAATTATGACAACATTGTTGGAACGCTCTCTGCTGCAATGAACAATCCGACCACTGCCCAGATGTTGCAATATCACCTGGGAAAAGATGCCGTGATAAATGCAACGGAGAATGTAGCCTCCTCCTCCATAACAAGGTCCATCATCTACCTTGGACACGATGACAAAGATAAAAGACAGGATTTCCTGGTAGAAACCTTTCACAGCAAGTTGAACAGCAAAACGGAGACGGGTGTTGGAGGAATGGCATTCATCTTCACGTCAACAAGTCTTTTCACATACGACGTTGAGCGACAAGTGATATTCGACTTGCTTCTCGCTGGAGGAAGTTTTGGATTCATATTTCTCTTCATGCTCATACAGACTCAGTCCCTGCTCATCACAGGTTTAGCAGTCCTCAGTGTTTTAACAAGTTTTCTTGGAGCAAATTTGATATACAGAATAGTGTTGGATTTTCAGTACTTTGGTATATTCCATGTCCTCTCTATATTCATCATCCTGGGTATCGGAGCCGACGATgtgtttgtttactttgatacCTGGAGAGCCACGGCCCATGAGAACCACGCAACACTGGAAGAGCGTGTGTCATCTTGCTACAAACGGGCAGCTAAAGCCATGTTCGCGACGTCACTAACCACCATGATCGCTTTCTTTGTAAATGCCGTATCTCCTCTGTTAGCTGTATCCTCTTTTGGCCTTTTCTCCGGTATCTTGGTCCTCGTCAACTACATCTCCGTCATCACCTTCTTCCCAACTGTTGTTGTCATGCACCACAAACATTGGGAGAACTGGACATGGCCGTGTTTCCGCTGCTGCAAGAAGACGCGGGAAATATCGCCGAGTCACGATCTGAAAGACGGAAAACGGAAACACCCGATCGTGCGGTTTTTTCGTGGCATCTTTTTTTCCTTCGTTAGtcataaaataatgaaatgtttcctCGTCCTACTGTGCGCAATCGTACTGAGTGTGTTCATCTACTTTGCGACGACTTTGAAACCAGAGGAAGAGGCTGTGAGTACTAGAGAGGCGTTGTTAAGTTGGTTatataagcatgggttgctgaaggcctattctacacacacacagacacacacacacagacacacacacacacacacacacacacacacacacacacacacacacacacacacagacacacacacacacacacacacacacacacacacacacacacacacacacataaaatcGGTTCCCATtgcaaccaagtcagggagcctgaccacccgatcccgttagtcgccggaatatatatatgtagataAATGTCTCCGTTAACTACgtatacgacccgtgaaggtccgggagagaataggtcttcagcaacccatgcttcatatgttatatttggaatttcactttctcagtaaagtacaaattctagtacttttttggttgagtcccatcctgactgagaaagtgaaattccaaatatggcatatgttccatctgaccactttctaaaattgCATCCTGGAAtcataacccatgcttgccataaaggtgactatgcttgtcgtaagaggagactaacgggatggggtgttaaggctccctgacttggttgactcatgtcatcggtacccaattgcgcagatcgatgctcatgcttgttgatcactggattgtctggtccagactcgattatttacagaccgccgccatatggctggaatattgctgagtgcggcgtaaaagaaatcactctctcacttaccACGTATTACTTACGGGTTTCATTTCATACAACCAGATCAAGATTTACAAAGAGTCACACAATTACGGCAAGGCAATTGATCGCAACCTCAACTCGTTCAAGCCTAGTGTCCAGGACAAAGTCATAAAGGTTTACTTGGTGTGGGGTCTAAAGGGGCAGGACCGGGCGTCATGTCACAAGACGGACTACGAATGCTCAGGGAAAACAGTGTGGGATGAAGGATTTGATCTCAACCCTAAACCAGCACAGAATGCGCTCTTTGTAAGTATCAGATAATGCTTCAAACACATCACCCATCACATAGCAGCATAAATGCTCTTAGAGTGAAGATGTAAGAGCATTCTTAGGACACCCCATTGGCATGTACGCTTTGTCTGCCATGCGGAACCaactgtgtatatgtgtactTGGTACTTTAAAGAACGATCACCCCAAGCTGAGAAAGCAATTCTATATTCTCCCGTGTCATCTCTACACAGGCCCTGTGTGCCAGACTCCGAAATCTGACCGACGCGGAGGTTGCCAGCTTGAAGATACGCCTTGACAGCATCAGCGGTTACCCCGACGTCAACTGCTTCATCACGGACTTCCACACAGACATGCTCGTATGTATATATCGAGTTTGGGGTCAGTTAAAGCCACGGATATAGCTGTAGTTGCAGCCTCGCTCCACAAACGAAGGCCAGGTATGGCCATTTTTGACTGGGCATGTAGCCGTCTGGTTGGTCCCCAGTACACTATACTTGCTTGTTTCACTTGTAAGACTGATCCGCGTCTAGCTGACTTCATGTTATGCATGTTATTAGATTAGATGACAGACGTCACTCACATGTTGTATGTAGCGATTGCGTTGGAGTTTCCtcacaataaaagaagttcttCATTGATTACAGTATCATCCAGGAAAGGCTTTCTTCGGCACAATACCATTCAAGATCTCCTTTGTTCCTCATAATATCATCCAAGAACTTCTTTGTTCATCACAATAtcatcaacttctttattcctcCCAATATCATCCAAGAACTTCATTGTTCATCACAATATCATCCAAGAATTCCTTTATTGATTAAAATATCATCCAAGAACTTCTTTGTTCCTCACGATGTCATCCTAGAACTTCTCTGTTGGCTACAAAATCAACAACTGGTTCGATTAGGAACACCTTTCAACCAAAGTCGAGCCAAGTGATGTAGGCTACAAATGGCTAGGGTAGGCATTAAGCTCTGATTTGGGCAAACAGAAACTATTGAATCAGGAAGATTGTTGCAGGCTGGCCGACATTTTTCAGCTCATTCTCTGCTCTCTCAATCATGCTTCAGTCCTGGTCACGTGCCTCAGTAGTAGTCTGAAATATCTAACTGTCgttatttcaatcactgacGTCAGTGTTACATACAACAATGCTGTGATCAGATGTGTGAAATGATTCTTgcatatttcttttcatttataGCCATTTGTTTCTCTCACATAGACATTCACCGGAAATGTAACTGGCTTGCCCTTGTCTGAGATCACGATGTCGGCCTTCATGGCGGGAAATCCACAGCTGTATGACGCATCTCAGGACATGACCAACTTCTACAGGTACTTCGAGGTAAGCGCCATGTAGTCGATGTGTTCTCATTGTCACCGGAGTAAAACATCCATGCTCTCACTGAGCAGTAACCGCCCTAGATTACCTGCCCATCGCTGTCCGACGATCAGTTCAGCTGGGCCCACTTCGGCCTGGCCTCACATGACGATATTCCTTATGGTTCTTGTCTTAGCTTAGATCAAATGGAGTTTACTCTCGTACATAAAAGTACTTGGCTCATGTGACgacatgcgtgcgtgtgtttgtatTACGCCTTGCGCCAGAATAAAGCTTTTTATATAGCGTTAGCTCCCTGCTTTCTAAAAACATAGTATTAACACAAGTTGGATTTTTTCAGTTATTTGGGATGCTCCTCTTCCCGGAGGGGATTGTGTGAAGTAGACACTGACtgtcacgccatgtccatatgaGGGTTCTAATTACTTCCACGTATTATGCCGAGTTCTCTCAGATTGAAACAGTCTTGCTGAAGGCGTGTGTATGGTTGTTACAGACTGGACTGTCGTTCTGGTTGAACAACGGTTACGATGGCACGTATTCCAAACAGTACGAGAATTACGCTGACAACATGGGCTTCTCCAGAGACGCTTCGGACACTAGACAGATCGTCAACAAGACAGGTATGACATATGGAATCGTTGGATGAATGGATGAAGTCTCTTCAATGTACGAGGCTTCAGTTGTGAGACTTCGTGATTTTTACATGTATGAAAGACGGTTAAACACTGTACTTAACCTTAGGAAATAGTCCATCACAATCATGGTATTTTGCTGTgcatcaattttattcatggaTATGATACAGTACACTTGTGTCTCACAGGCCTAAATGGCCGGATACTTTCTTTTAACATGTTTTAGGAAATGGTGAAATATTCTGTAATGAAAATATGTGACACGATAAACATCTGTTCCCACCGTTACCGGTATGTCATTTACACAAATCGGATTTGCTAGGTAGGTCCTTTATTGCTGGCGCGTACGATACTCCTAGTGATTTCTCAGAGATGAGGCCACGTGTTCACTGTTCGCAGGCAACGACTAGTACAAATCAATGAAGTATATATGGTGTTTTCGAAACCATTCCCCTGGTTTCGCCTTAAGTCCTAATCTGTTTTTCTTTACCTGATACAAAGCGACTGAAGGGCTGATCATTGCTACAGGAGAATAATTGACTTGGGTCCCTTGAAAGACCGTAGACTATTTATGCCTATTGACTCACACGCTGTATACATTGAGATGCGTGGATATCCCATTAGCGTTTATTGAACAGGTGCGCGTTGAAGAGGGATGTGGGGTAGTAATCTTATGGCAGCAGATTGACCCTTGTAAGAAATCTTTAATGTGGTAGTGTAGTAATGAGAATCGGACGGTCCTAGTAACTGTGTAGGGTGTATTCAGGGCGACGTCATGGACCATTGATCGTCGTTTTCGTGAACGTGTTTACAGAAATAAAGTACCGATTTAGTATGATCTAATTACACTGTTTGGGGAAAATAGGATGTGAGGTGAGTTGGGGTTTGTAAACATGTTCAAGATCACTGTCTTGTTGAAGCAATAGATGAACTGAACGCGTCGAACGGTATTTTAGTTGTTTCCGGGTTGAAAGTTGTTCAGGTTTTAGCCCATTGGGATCGGGCTCTCTCATGTTTACCAGTGTGGTTTGGGCCTGAAAACAACGGAACAAATTCAGATCGAATCTCAGATTCTTACCGATGCTCAACAGATCCTGGCATGGGCAAGGAAGAGGTTTGTTGGGCGAACTATACCGCCTTGGACCTCTTGACAGCCCATACCCCATTTCTGTATACATATCGAAATCATAGAAAACATACCCAAACAACAACTACAAAATACGTTGATATTACATCACATTACATGGTATACATAAGTTTACTACACGTCCACCACACAGGCGCCCAGCGCGGGTCCAAAAAATCGATAAATcccggtttactatccaacccccttactatataaacTATAAAGGTGCATCACCAAATCACGGCGACGTGATCGAAAACAGGACAATTTCGCACTCTTCATGgaatatatcg
Proteins encoded:
- the LOC137294969 gene encoding protein dispatched homolog 1-like, with protein sequence MGDNFTPQTIEVTLGQENSRGEKDFNSKKMEGEGENRENDTTSQTELKPVKTIAFCRFIVRRHKLAFGLTLGGHILLIVVSAILVQSGYNLFPLSFTGVPLTLTEDATYLRGEAFSLAESNAIILPQPVDVYSTERTETTETLTLYYEGSNVFTKDNLQAIAAWENELVSEPKYGNFCKLLETGQCQKPFSIIRFFDGSLPSITPDVNYDNIVGTLSAAMNNPTTAQMLQYHLGKDAVINATENVASSSITRSIIYLGHDDKDKRQDFLVETFHSKLNSKTETGVGGMAFIFTSTSLFTYDVERQVIFDLLLAGGSFGFIFLFMLIQTQSLLITGLAVLSVLTSFLGANLIYRIVLDFQYFGIFHVLSIFIILGIGADDVFVYFDTWRATAHENHATLEERVSSCYKRAAKAMFATSLTTMIAFFVNAVSPLLAVSSFGLFSGILVLVNYISVITFFPTVVVMHHKHWENWTWPCFRCCKKTREISPSHDLKDGKRKHPIVRFFRGIFFSFVSHKIMKCFLVLLCAIVLSVFIYFATTLKPEEEAIKIYKESHNYGKAIDRNLNSFKPSVQDKVIKVYLVWGLKGQDRASCHKTDYECSGKTVWDEGFDLNPKPAQNALFALCARLRNLTDAEVASLKIRLDSISGYPDVNCFITDFHTDMLTFTGNVTGLPLSEITMSAFMAGNPQLYDASQDMTNFYRYFETGLSFWLNNGYDGTYSKQYENYADNMGFSRDASDTRQIVNKTGLLYGTRLRYAAIVVHTTLQNGKVGYVEGIPVIDAWESFTTSEISKLPPSLSGGFQCTPEGNNAWHWLRVQKTLADSAVKGIIIGICLAFIILTFATGNIVLGFLATATITCVTVTIVGIIPVAGWKLGVLESLNLSLVVGLAVDYVVHLAEGYHLSRHEHRQGRLRDMLETVGISVLSGACTTLGASLFMLFAVILFFMQFGIFMFCTIGFSLFYSLIMFAPLLAICGPQGNFGSLSPLYAWIKDQFRGKKKTDIDCKKCSGQGFHPLEEIEKF